One region of Chitinophaga varians genomic DNA includes:
- a CDS encoding NAD-dependent epimerase/dehydratase family protein — MKTVFMTGVTGYIGGSVAARLLKAGYKVNGLARNEKDFPALTAVGIQPVAGSLDDEAVIAREAAAADAVINTASADNPYVVATILETLAGTGKKFVHTSGSSIAGDKARGAYANIEPFTFIPKNPRLEKAARVAIDRAVLAAEGHYSVICPTMIYGTGTGIKKDSVQVPMLTEAAREAGHGIHIGAGENRWSNVHIEDLADLYLLTLEQAPSGSFYYAENGIHSLKEIATAISKSLGFGGKTASITIEEAIRRWGIEGAHFGLGSNSIVSAVAARSLGWLPVHNNLLSTIVQSERD, encoded by the coding sequence ATGAAAACAGTATTTATGACGGGTGTCACCGGTTATATCGGCGGCTCCGTGGCGGCCCGGCTGCTGAAAGCAGGTTACAAGGTCAACGGACTGGCAAGAAATGAAAAAGACTTCCCGGCGTTGACAGCGGTGGGCATTCAACCAGTGGCCGGTTCTCTTGATGATGAAGCGGTCATCGCGCGGGAAGCGGCAGCGGCAGACGCAGTGATCAATACCGCTTCAGCCGACAACCCCTATGTGGTGGCCACTATCCTCGAAACGCTGGCCGGCACCGGTAAAAAATTCGTCCATACGTCCGGCTCCAGTATTGCCGGTGATAAGGCCAGGGGCGCTTATGCCAACATCGAACCATTTACCTTTATCCCTAAAAACCCGCGACTTGAAAAAGCGGCACGGGTAGCCATTGACAGGGCGGTACTGGCGGCAGAAGGCCACTACAGCGTCATATGCCCGACCATGATCTATGGTACCGGCACCGGCATCAAAAAAGATTCGGTACAAGTGCCCATGCTAACGGAAGCCGCAAGAGAAGCCGGGCATGGCATTCATATCGGCGCAGGCGAAAACCGCTGGTCTAATGTACATATTGAAGACCTGGCCGACCTCTACCTGCTGACGCTGGAACAAGCGCCTTCCGGTAGCTTTTATTACGCGGAAAACGGTATTCATTCCCTGAAAGAAATAGCTACCGCTATCAGCAAATCGCTGGGCTTCGGCGGAAAGACAGCGTCTATCACGATAGAAGAGGCCATCCGCCGTTGGGGCATAGAGGGCGCACATTTCGGACTGGGGTCCAACAGTATCGTGTCTGCTGTGGCTGCACGCAGCCTGGGCTGGTTACCGGTACACAACAACCTGTTGTCAACGATCGTTCAAAGCGAACGCGACTAA
- a CDS encoding class I fructose-bisphosphate aldolase: MLSLENISELLGKDSDILLQHESKTISKDMLHLPGPDTVNRIYQPSSRNPQVLRSLGQLFNSGRLAGTGYMSVLPVDQGVEHSAGASFAKNPAYFDPENIVKLAIEGGCNAVASTFGVLASVSRRYAHRIPFIVKINHNELLTYPNKADQVMYGTVQEAWNLGAAAVGATIYFGSDNADRQLVEVAQAFELAHELGMATILWCYLRNDAFKKDVDYHLAADLTGQANHLGVTIQADIIKQKLPEVNGGYKALNTGTSSYGKLDERIYTELTSNNPIDLCRYQVANCYMGRMGLINSGGASQGAADLADAVRTAVINKRAGGVGLISGRKAFQRPMKDGAALLNAIQDVYLNQEVTIA; encoded by the coding sequence ATGTTATCCTTGGAAAATATCAGTGAGTTGCTGGGTAAAGATAGCGATATACTTTTACAACACGAAAGCAAGACCATCTCCAAAGACATGCTGCATCTGCCGGGACCGGATACGGTCAATCGTATCTATCAGCCTTCCAGCCGCAATCCGCAGGTATTGCGCAGCCTGGGGCAGCTGTTTAATTCCGGCCGGCTGGCTGGCACTGGTTACATGTCCGTCCTGCCGGTAGACCAGGGCGTGGAACACAGCGCGGGCGCTTCCTTCGCTAAAAATCCCGCTTATTTTGATCCTGAAAATATAGTGAAACTGGCCATAGAAGGCGGTTGCAATGCCGTCGCCTCCACCTTTGGGGTGCTGGCTTCCGTATCGCGCCGGTATGCGCACCGCATTCCGTTCATCGTTAAAATCAATCATAACGAACTGCTCACTTATCCGAATAAAGCCGATCAGGTGATGTATGGCACTGTCCAGGAAGCGTGGAACCTCGGCGCCGCGGCAGTGGGCGCCACTATCTATTTCGGCTCCGACAATGCCGACCGGCAGCTGGTGGAAGTGGCGCAGGCTTTTGAACTGGCCCACGAGCTGGGAATGGCCACCATCCTGTGGTGTTATCTCCGCAACGATGCCTTCAAAAAAGATGTGGACTACCACCTGGCAGCAGACCTCACCGGTCAGGCCAATCACCTCGGGGTGACCATCCAGGCGGATATCATCAAACAAAAACTACCGGAGGTAAATGGGGGCTACAAAGCACTGAACACCGGCACCTCCTCCTATGGTAAACTGGATGAACGTATCTATACTGAACTGACCTCCAATAATCCGATCGATCTTTGCCGTTACCAGGTGGCTAACTGCTACATGGGCCGTATGGGCCTCATTAACTCGGGCGGCGCTTCACAAGGTGCCGCTGATCTCGCCGATGCCGTAAGGACAGCGGTGATCAATAAAAGAGCCGGCGGCGTGGGACTGATCTCCGGCCGTAAAGCCTTCCAGCGGCCAATGAAGGATGGTGCGGCTTTATTAAATGCCATTCAGGACGTGTACCTGAACCAGGAAGTAACAATCGCTTAA
- a CDS encoding VOC family protein, protein MTPECSATIFSVSNLPAAIKYYVDTLGFSIDFEYGAIAGLKYGNVLLQLSGPNLIGNRKATGEGNMYIFCDEVDAYFQHIAAKGALVIVEPNDREYGMRDFAIKDADGNILAFGTEAVGK, encoded by the coding sequence ATGACTCCGGAATGTTCGGCTACTATCTTCTCTGTCAGCAATTTGCCTGCTGCTATCAAATACTATGTAGATACCCTGGGTTTTTCCATTGATTTTGAATATGGGGCGATCGCCGGCCTGAAGTATGGCAATGTGCTGTTGCAATTGTCCGGCCCGAACCTGATAGGCAACAGGAAGGCCACTGGCGAAGGAAATATGTATATTTTTTGTGATGAAGTGGATGCCTACTTTCAGCACATCGCTGCTAAAGGCGCACTGGTGATCGTAGAACCCAATGACCGCGAATATGGCATGAGAGATTTTGCTATTAAAGATGCGGATGGGAATATCCTCGCGTTTGGGACAGAAGCTGTAGGAAAATAA